A region of Veillonellaceae bacterium DNA encodes the following proteins:
- a CDS encoding helix-turn-helix transcriptional regulator, with protein sequence MQLTGRQKEITRIVRENGPITGEMIAERLHVTRSALRGDLAVLLSGEVIAARRRLGYYYLGGGEDPAAAEIRSCTAESCMSRPIVVNVDTNAYDAAVLLFTEDIGTLFVGKEDDVLGVVSRKDLLKAAMGREDLAKVPISMVMTSRSKMIYAEPKEDMVSIAQKLIDYEIDCLPVGTFKDVGGEKKFVLQGRISKTNITRLFLDLGKGKQ encoded by the coding sequence ATGCAGTTAACCGGCCGTCAAAAAGAAATCACGCGCATCGTGAGGGAGAACGGACCTATCACGGGCGAAATGATAGCCGAGCGCCTTCACGTTACGCGAAGCGCCCTGCGCGGCGATCTGGCAGTCCTTCTTTCCGGAGAAGTCATTGCCGCGCGCCGCAGACTTGGCTATTACTATCTCGGAGGCGGGGAAGATCCCGCAGCCGCTGAAATCCGTTCCTGCACAGCAGAATCCTGCATGTCACGCCCGATCGTGGTCAACGTGGACACGAACGCCTATGATGCAGCCGTACTCCTCTTTACAGAAGACATCGGCACACTCTTCGTAGGCAAAGAAGACGACGTACTTGGCGTCGTTTCCAGAAAAGATCTGCTGAAAGCAGCCATGGGACGAGAAGACCTCGCGAAGGTGCCGATCTCCATGGTCATGACATCCCGCTCGAAGATGATCTACGCCGAACCGAAAGAAGATATGGTCTCTATTGCCCAGAAACTCATCGACTACGAGATCGACTGCCTGCCCGTAGGCACCTTTAAGGACGTGGGCGGGGAGAAGAAATTCGTTCTCCAGGGCCGTATTTCTAAAACAAATATCACTCGTCTCTTCCTCGATCTGGGAAAAGGCAAACAATAA
- a CDS encoding kinase/pyrophosphorylase, whose translation MSLAKIPEVYVVSDSLGETAESVAKATISQFDEDIDIIRVPFIRHAEQIQKVIDEAASHNAVVCHTLVSRELRETFEKIADAKGVRYVDILGPMMDTVGTITTTKPRMKPGIIHKLDEEYFKKVEAIEFAVKYDDGKNPAGFAKADVVLLGVSRTSKTPLSMYMAHKKFKVANLPLVPEVPLPEEIFHVPPYRLIGLIIDPYKLNTIRSERMKALGFSGAANYTDIARIEDELSYAKEVMRQLHCLVLDVSNKAIEETASRIMAIVQKNKETYGDKY comes from the coding sequence ATGTCTTTGGCTAAAATACCGGAAGTCTATGTCGTCTCCGATTCCCTCGGGGAAACGGCTGAAAGCGTAGCGAAAGCCACCATCAGCCAGTTCGATGAAGACATCGATATCATCCGCGTGCCATTCATCCGTCACGCAGAACAGATTCAGAAAGTCATCGACGAAGCAGCATCACACAATGCTGTCGTATGTCATACACTCGTCAGCCGTGAGCTGCGCGAAACATTTGAAAAAATTGCCGACGCTAAAGGCGTCCGCTACGTCGACATCCTGGGGCCGATGATGGATACCGTAGGCACCATCACCACCACGAAACCAAGAATGAAACCTGGCATCATCCACAAACTCGACGAAGAATACTTCAAGAAAGTAGAAGCCATCGAATTCGCCGTCAAGTACGACGACGGAAAGAATCCGGCCGGCTTTGCCAAAGCAGACGTCGTCCTGCTCGGCGTATCCCGTACATCCAAGACACCGCTGTCTATGTACATGGCGCACAAGAAATTCAAAGTGGCAAACCTGCCGCTCGTACCGGAAGTACCGCTTCCGGAAGAAATCTTCCACGTGCCGCCGTACCGTTTGATCGGACTCATCATTGATCCGTACAAACTCAATACCATCAGAAGCGAACGCATGAAAGCGCTCGGCTTCTCCGGCGCAGCCAACTACACGGACATCGCCCGCATAGAAGACGAACTCTCCTATGCCAAGGAAGTCATGCGCCAGCTCCACTGCCTCGTCCTCGATGTATCCAACAAAGCCATCGAAGAGACAGCCAGCCGTATCATGGCCATCGTCCAGAAAAACAAGGAAACATACGGAGATAAATATTAA
- a CDS encoding deoxyguanosinetriphosphate triphosphohydrolase produces the protein MQIRERSEEIESKIVCDRAFLSVNSTRDRQEDPDPLRTAFQRDRDRILHSNSFRRLKHKTQVYIAPMGDHYRTRMTHTLEVAQIGRTMARALRLNEDLVEAIALGHDLGHTPFGHVGEQALQEITGHFEHNEQSVRIVDKLERDGRGLNLTVQVKDGILNHCGKLKAGTLEGSLIKYADRIAYLCHDYEDAETMGLISAAELPEDVKAKIGVTHSSMITALVTEVVENSMKTHEDGIHMSKEGDEILLKFRRFMFDEVYMSASLIPDRKRGSNVVKMLYDYYTEKKEDGTYHEGRLPEKQVVLAEGNIPQAAVDYISGLTDNFAINLFEDIFVPRYWTFKK, from the coding sequence ATGCAAATCCGCGAACGGAGTGAAGAAATAGAAAGCAAGATCGTCTGCGATAGAGCATTTCTGTCCGTGAATTCCACGAGAGACAGACAGGAAGATCCCGATCCATTGAGGACGGCCTTCCAGAGAGACAGGGACAGGATCCTCCACAGCAATTCCTTCCGCCGTCTCAAACACAAGACACAAGTCTATATCGCGCCGATGGGCGACCATTACAGGACACGCATGACGCACACCCTCGAAGTCGCACAGATCGGACGCACCATGGCAAGAGCCCTTCGTCTGAATGAGGACCTCGTCGAAGCCATTGCCTTAGGCCATGACCTCGGCCATACACCCTTCGGCCACGTAGGAGAACAGGCCCTGCAGGAAATCACCGGCCACTTCGAGCACAACGAACAGAGCGTCCGTATCGTCGACAAACTCGAACGCGACGGAAGAGGACTGAACCTCACCGTCCAGGTCAAAGACGGCATCCTCAACCACTGCGGCAAACTCAAAGCCGGCACCCTTGAAGGAAGCCTCATCAAGTACGCCGACCGCATCGCCTACCTCTGCCACGACTACGAAGACGCAGAAACCATGGGACTCATCAGCGCAGCTGAACTTCCCGAAGACGTCAAAGCAAAAATCGGCGTCACCCACTCATCCATGATCACCGCCCTCGTCACCGAAGTCGTGGAAAACTCCATGAAAACACACGAAGACGGCATCCACATGTCCAAAGAAGGAGACGAGATCCTCCTCAAATTCCGCCGCTTCATGTTCGATGAAGTCTACATGTCCGCCTCCCTCATCCCGGACAGGAAACGCGGCAGCAACGTCGTCAAAATGCTCTACGACTACTACACAGAAAAGAAAGAAGACGGCACCTACCACGAAGGCCGCCTCCCCGAAAAACAAGTCGTCCTGGCAGAAGGAAACATCCCGCAGGCCGCCGTAGACTACATCTCCGGCCTCACCGACAACTTCGCCATCAACCTCTTCGAAGACATCTTCGTCCCCAGATACTGGACATTCAAGAAATAA
- a CDS encoding metalloregulator ArsR/SmtB family transcription factor: MDFQPSYKEFASIFKALSDETRLRVVDMLSCREMSAGDILSNFTLSQSTLSYHMKILIESGVVNARREGLWTKYSINDETFNRVMDFLPELYKLKDKCVCQQIKYVKNPERQELGGADEFGN; encoded by the coding sequence ATGGATTTCCAGCCAAGCTACAAGGAATTCGCCAGCATTTTCAAGGCGCTGTCTGATGAAACACGTTTGAGAGTCGTAGACATGCTCTCCTGCCGCGAAATGTCCGCAGGCGACATTCTTTCCAATTTCACGCTGTCACAGTCCACACTGTCCTACCACATGAAGATTCTGATCGAATCTGGCGTCGTCAACGCACGTCGTGAAGGACTTTGGACTAAGTATTCCATCAACGATGAGACATTCAACCGCGTGATGGACTTCCTGCCGGAACTGTACAAGCTGAAAGATAAATGCGTCTGCCAGCAGATTAAGTACGTCAAGAATCCGGAACGCCAGGAACTCGGCGGAGCCGATGAATTCGGCAACTAA
- a CDS encoding IS3 family transposase: protein MESLCRLSKVSRAAYYGWLNHIKSGRELLREKVAQEVMKTHQEYPDMGYRRINDWIKKDDNININVSDSLVLRIMRILNIKSVIKYKTDGCTRNAKDPKYIFENLLNRDFDAGVSNARWMTDVTEFKYTTADGVLHKLYLSAIIDGHDRRIVSYVIGDRNNTALAFETMEKALKENPGEHPMIHTDRGFQYTSNGFHKIVEKAGLVHSMSRVGCCADNGLMEGFWGMLKRERYYTRKFTSRKAVVSMINGYIYFYNNKRIQRKLHLLAPMEVFNAAPMAA, encoded by the coding sequence ATAGAAAGTCTCTGCCGACTCTCAAAGGTCTCCCGGGCAGCTTATTACGGATGGCTGAATCATATTAAGAGCGGCCGTGAACTGCTGAGAGAAAAGGTCGCACAGGAGGTCATGAAAACCCATCAGGAATATCCGGATATGGGATACCGCCGGATTAACGATTGGATCAAGAAGGATGACAACATCAATATAAATGTAAGCGACAGTCTGGTTCTTCGTATCATGCGGATACTTAATATTAAGTCCGTGATCAAGTACAAGACCGATGGTTGCACTCGTAACGCAAAGGATCCAAAGTACATTTTTGAAAACCTGCTGAACCGTGACTTTGATGCCGGCGTGTCCAATGCAAGATGGATGACGGATGTCACTGAATTCAAGTACACAACTGCTGATGGAGTTTTGCACAAGTTATATTTAAGCGCGATTATTGACGGCCATGATCGCCGGATTGTCTCTTATGTCATCGGCGACAGGAACAATACTGCACTGGCTTTTGAGACAATGGAAAAGGCACTTAAAGAGAATCCTGGAGAACATCCAATGATTCATACCGACCGCGGATTCCAGTATACAAGCAACGGATTCCATAAGATTGTTGAAAAAGCAGGACTGGTTCACAGCATGTCCCGTGTAGGCTGCTGTGCAGACAACGGTCTGATGGAAGGGTTCTGGGGAATGCTGAAGCGCGAACGTTACTACACACGTAAATTCACCAGCCGTAAAGCAGTGGTAAGCATGATCAACGGCTACATCTACTTCTACAACAACAAACGCATTCAGCGCAAATTACATCTTTTAGCTCCAATGGAAGTATTCAACGCAGCTCCAATGGCTGCATGA
- a CDS encoding helix-turn-helix domain-containing protein: protein MLDQIASYLYQGVTITQAAENLHMSRITFRKWVLRYKEEGFKGLRPRQHLSYYSNQMKIQAVKEYLKGGVSMLSVCAKYRISGTLSLKTWIEAYNEHKLTDLVSEGGDLMGKRQQSVKEERVRIVQECIASGCDYNKIAKKYNMSYQTLYTWVKKFKEMGEVGLEDYRGKPIRLQTPRTEEEQLRQENARLLEEQKDLIAEIALLKKKMEIEERLRSSKDSALLTFSEILKP from the coding sequence ATGTTAGACCAGATTGCTTCATATCTCTATCAGGGTGTTACGATTACCCAGGCAGCTGAAAATCTTCATATGAGCCGCATAACATTCAGGAAATGGGTCCTCCGGTATAAAGAGGAGGGCTTTAAGGGATTGCGGCCCAGGCAGCATTTGTCTTACTACTCCAATCAGATGAAGATCCAGGCCGTAAAGGAATATCTTAAAGGCGGTGTTTCCATGCTTTCCGTCTGTGCCAAATACAGAATTTCCGGCACACTCTCCCTTAAAACATGGATTGAGGCGTATAATGAGCATAAGTTGACAGACCTCGTTTCTGAAGGAGGAGATCTTATGGGCAAACGCCAGCAATCGGTCAAGGAAGAGCGAGTCAGAATCGTTCAGGAGTGCATCGCCAGTGGATGCGATTATAACAAGATAGCCAAGAAGTACAACATGTCCTACCAAACGCTCTACACATGGGTAAAAAAGTTCAAGGAAATGGGCGAAGTTGGTCTTGAGGATTACAGAGGAAAGCCGATCAGGCTCCAAACGCCCCGGACCGAAGAAGAACAGCTGCGTCAGGAGAATGCCAGACTTCTTGAAGAACAGAAGGATCTTATAGCAGAGATTGCCCTGCTAAAAAAAAAGATGGAGATAGAGGAAAGGTTGCGTTCCTCGAAGGATTCAGCCTTACTCACCTTCTCAGAGATTTTAAAGCCATAA
- a CDS encoding ArsB/NhaD family transporter — protein sequence MSGSMQFYLAIAIFVLTYVAIMSEKIPRTICAMFGGGAMLYCGYVTQDEAIKQFIDFNTIGLLCGMMILIAVVKKSGFFRLLALWAMKMSKGSPRELLVLLSLVTAVGAAMIDSVTAALLIAPMTISLCRMLHITPVPILVSEILMCNIGGTALMIGNPPNVMIGSATHLDFNDFLLNLAPVVLIVIAATLVCILFMFRKELPSKHMSQEEVDAIDISSAIEDRKIFNRSLTVLALTIAGFVVHGYFGLQSATVALTGGFVALFVCGLNPDEIMKEVDLDTLMFFMGLFVLVGGMENAGVITAIAQWGIELVNGNYHLITYLILFLSGIASAFIDNIPFTATMIPLIKDMQSLMGISHADYMWWALATGACFGGNGTMIGASPNVIMVAIAAKEGHNISFGTFMKWCFPLMILSLIISAAYIEVRYFIL from the coding sequence ATGAGTGGTTCGATGCAGTTTTACCTGGCAATTGCTATTTTCGTTCTGACTTACGTCGCTATCATGTCAGAAAAGATTCCGCGTACGATCTGCGCCATGTTCGGCGGCGGTGCGATGCTCTACTGCGGCTATGTTACGCAGGATGAAGCCATCAAACAGTTCATTGACTTCAATACGATCGGTCTTCTGTGCGGCATGATGATCCTGATTGCCGTCGTCAAGAAATCCGGTTTCTTCCGTCTGCTGGCCCTGTGGGCGATGAAAATGTCCAAGGGGTCTCCAAGAGAGCTGCTCGTCCTGCTCTCCCTCGTCACCGCAGTGGGTGCGGCTATGATTGACTCCGTCACAGCAGCCCTCCTGATTGCGCCGATGACGATTTCTCTTTGTCGTATGCTTCACATTACTCCCGTACCTATCCTTGTTTCTGAAATCCTGATGTGCAACATCGGTGGTACAGCCCTCATGATCGGCAATCCGCCAAACGTCATGATCGGTTCTGCTACGCACCTCGACTTCAACGACTTCCTGCTGAACCTGGCTCCGGTCGTACTGATCGTCATCGCAGCAACGCTTGTCTGCATCCTTTTCATGTTCAGAAAAGAACTGCCGTCCAAGCATATGAGCCAGGAAGAAGTCGATGCTATCGATATTTCTTCTGCCATTGAAGACAGAAAGATCTTCAACCGTTCCCTGACCGTCCTGGCACTGACCATCGCAGGCTTCGTTGTACACGGCTACTTCGGACTGCAGTCCGCTACCGTCGCTCTGACCGGCGGCTTCGTTGCCCTCTTCGTCTGCGGACTTAACCCGGACGAAATCATGAAGGAAGTCGACCTGGATACACTGATGTTCTTCATGGGCCTCTTCGTACTGGTCGGCGGTATGGAAAATGCCGGCGTCATCACAGCAATCGCTCAGTGGGGCATCGAGCTCGTCAACGGCAACTACCATCTGATCACATACCTCATCCTGTTCCTCTCCGGCATTGCGTCCGCATTCATCGACAACATTCCGTTCACGGCTACCATGATTCCTCTGATCAAGGATATGCAGAGCCTCATGGGCATCAGCCATGCCGACTACATGTGGTGGGCACTGGCTACCGGCGCCTGCTTCGGCGGCAACGGCACGATGATCGGTGCATCCCCGAACGTCATCATGGTCGCTATCGCAGCGAAAGAAGGTCACAACATTTCCTTCGGCACCTTCATGAAATGGTGCTTCCCTCTGATGATTCTCTCCCTTATTATCTCGGCTGCTTACATTGAAGTACGCTACTTCATCCTGTAA
- a CDS encoding cyclodeaminase/cyclohydrolase family protein, translating into MDQKPFRQRTIDEFLDDLGSSAPAPGGGAAAGLLGAQACALAEMVCHLTAANKNYADFHDKANEYLSVFNMARSIFLDLMDEDAANFLELMKTLREIRSLPLDERQEKQWDAFKKAISVPQQMAQTMSELLPCFTDLLLHGNKNAISDTVMAAQSAIACIHASIINVKINMKYIDDEFYEHEMKDTFRTWEDAVSAIDAVLTYQVDL; encoded by the coding sequence ATGGATCAGAAACCTTTCCGTCAAAGAACGATTGATGAATTTTTGGACGACCTGGGCAGCAGCGCCCCGGCTCCGGGAGGCGGCGCAGCAGCCGGGCTTCTGGGCGCGCAGGCATGCGCTCTGGCTGAAATGGTATGCCACCTGACGGCAGCCAATAAGAATTACGCAGATTTCCACGACAAGGCGAATGAATACCTTTCCGTATTCAATATGGCCCGCTCCATCTTCCTCGACCTGATGGATGAGGATGCCGCCAATTTCCTGGAACTCATGAAGACGCTTCGTGAAATCAGAAGCCTTCCGCTTGATGAAAGACAGGAAAAGCAGTGGGATGCTTTCAAGAAAGCGATTTCTGTCCCGCAGCAGATGGCGCAGACGATGAGCGAGCTTCTCCCCTGCTTCACCGATCTGCTTCTCCATGGCAACAAGAATGCCATCAGCGACACGGTCATGGCCGCGCAGAGCGCTATCGCCTGCATCCATGCGTCCATCATCAATGTGAAGATCAATATGAAGTACATTGACGATGAATTCTATGAACATGAAATGAAAGACACATTCCGTACCTGGGAAGATGCCGTCTCCGCGATTGACGCCGTCCTCACCTATCAGGTCGATCTGTAA
- a CDS encoding ClC family H(+)/Cl(-) exchange transporter, whose translation MQPDSSKTDKSSSSTAFNRQLLQTYIALDNWHKFRLRLFVEGIFVGILGGLAISLFRFLLAEAEKYRIFLYNTYIIPGFSAGDFKPLLFWLAILAIAGLALYGIGRYAPEAGGSGIPQVKGVILGVMRMRWIRILWVKILAGAVGIGAGLSLGREGPSIQIGAVAAQGMSRLLGRTRMEERYLITSGASAGLAAAFNAPLAGMMFALEELHRNFSGAVLLPTMTSAITATIVTRFFFGTNTSFTITHLVPVPANHLGYVVILAIASGFAGILFNWGLLNISKFYNLPIFKNNFMKIAFALLSACFLGFTLPDVLGGGNFLVDKLAEYPYTLSMILLLFVGKYIFTLISYGCGVPGGFFLPLLVIGALLGAAEGRVMVMMGLITDIYIPNIVIIGMVSLFAASVRSPITGTLLILEMTGDFGHLMSLALASAVAYIVAELLHGEPIYDSLLKRSLASHPDKAAEEQRTIVEVPIASGSILENKPLSRVPHLKQTVVVNVKREGQNMIPDPETVLKAGDFIYILTAAKNAERLQKLGEEQLPKDHIRKI comes from the coding sequence ATGCAGCCGGACTCATCGAAGACGGATAAATCCTCGTCCTCCACAGCCTTCAACCGCCAGCTTCTTCAAACGTACATCGCGCTGGACAATTGGCACAAATTCCGGCTCCGCCTTTTCGTAGAAGGCATTTTCGTCGGGATACTGGGAGGACTGGCTATCAGTCTGTTCCGTTTCCTCCTTGCGGAGGCGGAAAAGTACCGCATCTTTTTATACAACACATATATCATTCCCGGTTTTTCAGCCGGTGATTTCAAGCCGCTCCTTTTCTGGCTCGCCATCCTTGCCATAGCAGGTCTTGCTCTCTACGGCATAGGCCGCTATGCGCCGGAAGCAGGAGGCTCGGGCATTCCGCAGGTCAAGGGCGTCATCTTAGGCGTCATGCGCATGCGCTGGATCCGCATCCTCTGGGTGAAAATCCTGGCTGGTGCTGTCGGCATCGGTGCGGGGCTGTCGCTCGGCCGCGAAGGGCCATCGATTCAGATCGGCGCCGTCGCTGCGCAGGGCATGTCGCGCCTGCTGGGAAGGACACGCATGGAAGAGCGCTACCTCATCACGAGCGGCGCGAGCGCAGGCCTTGCCGCTGCCTTCAATGCGCCTCTGGCCGGTATGATGTTCGCCCTCGAAGAACTCCACCGCAATTTCTCAGGCGCCGTTCTTCTTCCGACGATGACATCTGCCATCACGGCGACAATCGTGACACGTTTCTTCTTCGGGACGAACACGAGCTTCACGATCACCCACCTCGTCCCCGTCCCTGCCAACCATCTGGGCTACGTCGTCATCCTTGCGATTGCATCCGGGTTTGCCGGCATCCTCTTCAACTGGGGACTTCTCAACATCAGTAAGTTCTATAATCTCCCCATTTTCAAGAACAACTTCATGAAGATCGCCTTTGCGCTTCTTTCCGCCTGCTTCCTGGGCTTTACCTTGCCGGATGTCCTCGGCGGAGGCAATTTCCTCGTCGACAAGCTTGCTGAATATCCGTACACGCTCTCCATGATTCTCCTTCTTTTCGTCGGGAAATATATTTTCACGCTGATCAGCTACGGCTGCGGCGTGCCTGGCGGCTTCTTCCTTCCGCTCCTTGTCATCGGTGCGCTTCTCGGTGCTGCGGAGGGCCGCGTCATGGTCATGATGGGCCTCATCACGGATATCTACATCCCGAATATCGTCATCATCGGCATGGTCTCCCTCTTCGCGGCAAGCGTCCGCTCCCCCATCACCGGGACGCTCCTGATCCTTGAAATGACGGGCGACTTCGGCCACCTGATGTCGCTGGCCCTTGCTTCGGCCGTGGCATACATTGTAGCCGAGCTTCTCCACGGTGAACCGATTTACGATTCCCTCCTGAAACGTTCCCTTGCTTCTCATCCGGATAAAGCAGCGGAAGAGCAGAGAACCATCGTCGAGGTACCGATTGCAAGCGGTTCCATTCTGGAAAACAAGCCCCTCTCCCGCGTACCGCACTTGAAACAGACCGTCGTCGTCAATGTCAAGAGAGAAGGGCAGAACATGATCCCGGACCCGGAAACCGTCCTCAAGGCCGGCGACTTCATCTACATCCTGACCGCCGCCAAGAACGCGGAACGGCTCCAGAAACTGGGCGAAGAACAGCTGCCTAAAGATCATATACGAAAGATTTGA
- a CDS encoding TM2 domain-containing protein: MAQLLRRRIYNYTVLTLDKEGSIPDFEIFSAAAIRVRDGKEVATYLCPDFPTDAKKRTEEVNRLRTFIGNDMVITCDISGMTPVMESLYMNSIEAFFTNATLDLLTVEEEVEKSVPDPKPFHERMSHFRRVVEPLERARGMREIYEEDAKALFGYQEGYPYWLCSLPYEEERYMAKHLPSKRKKFWKALLCWMVGCHYFYLGHPRRNILYLLPLGGCFLWMLSDLYRLPVLLDVENGRIAAEVYKNAPKVNRPSIIRWAPYTGEDSADEGGRRGLMSGLMHFFR, translated from the coding sequence ATGGCACAGCTTTTGCGGAGAAGGATTTACAATTACACAGTGCTGACGCTGGATAAGGAAGGATCGATTCCTGATTTCGAAATCTTTTCCGCTGCCGCCATCCGCGTCCGCGACGGCAAGGAAGTGGCGACCTACCTTTGCCCGGACTTCCCGACGGATGCGAAGAAGCGGACTGAAGAAGTGAACCGCCTGCGCACCTTCATCGGCAACGACATGGTCATCACCTGCGATATCAGCGGGATGACGCCTGTCATGGAAAGTCTCTATATGAACTCGATCGAAGCCTTCTTTACGAATGCGACGCTCGACCTTCTGACCGTCGAGGAAGAGGTCGAGAAATCCGTTCCGGATCCCAAGCCGTTCCACGAAAGAATGAGCCATTTCCGCCGCGTCGTCGAGCCGCTCGAAAGAGCCCGCGGCATGCGCGAAATTTACGAAGAAGACGCGAAGGCCCTCTTTGGCTATCAGGAAGGCTACCCGTACTGGCTCTGCTCGCTTCCCTATGAAGAAGAGCGATACATGGCCAAGCATCTTCCCTCGAAAAGAAAGAAATTCTGGAAAGCCCTCCTCTGCTGGATGGTCGGCTGTCATTACTTCTACCTCGGCCATCCGAGAAGAAATATCTTGTACCTCCTGCCCCTGGGCGGATGCTTCCTTTGGATGCTGAGCGACCTCTACCGACTGCCCGTGCTCCTTGACGTGGAAAACGGAAGGATTGCGGCTGAAGTCTATAAGAATGCGCCGAAGGTCAATCGTCCCTCCATCATCCGATGGGCGCCCTACACCGGCGAAGACTCCGCAGATGAAGGCGGAAGAAGAGGCCTCATGTCCGGCCTCATGCATTTCTTCAGATAA
- the mmuM gene encoding homocysteine S-methyltransferase codes for MIAEILKKYPFIVLDGAFSTELEKQGFAINDELWSAIALYKNPELVEAVHLSYYEAGADIVTSASYQATVDGFEKKGFSKEEAASLIQSSIALVQDARDEYLSSHEEENRPAPLTAASVGPYGAYLADGSEYRGDYGKTREELADFHRERIHILAEAGPDVFACETIPCLVEALAETDVLSEIPGAEAWVSFSCKDGLHTCGGDLISDCAKALKDIKEVAAIGINCTAPQYVESLIKEIVKVTDKPVVVYPNSGEDYDAGSKSWEGSAARYEDYVKIWYEAGARLIGGCCRTGPEDIRKVAAFRKSLIEK; via the coding sequence ATGATTGCTGAAATTCTGAAGAAATATCCATTCATCGTCCTGGACGGCGCTTTTTCCACCGAGCTCGAGAAACAGGGCTTTGCCATCAATGATGAACTCTGGAGCGCGATTGCTCTTTACAAGAACCCCGAGCTCGTCGAAGCTGTCCATCTGTCCTACTACGAAGCAGGCGCCGACATCGTGACGAGCGCAAGCTACCAGGCGACCGTCGACGGATTCGAGAAGAAGGGGTTCTCCAAGGAAGAAGCCGCATCCCTCATCCAGAGTTCCATCGCTCTCGTGCAGGATGCCAGGGACGAATACCTTTCCTCCCATGAAGAAGAAAACCGCCCGGCGCCACTGACCGCTGCTTCTGTCGGCCCTTACGGTGCCTATCTTGCTGACGGTTCCGAATACAGAGGTGACTATGGCAAGACGAGAGAAGAACTCGCCGATTTCCACAGAGAAAGAATCCACATTCTGGCGGAAGCAGGCCCCGACGTCTTTGCCTGTGAAACGATTCCCTGTCTCGTCGAAGCGCTGGCAGAAACCGACGTCCTTTCTGAAATCCCGGGCGCAGAAGCATGGGTATCCTTCTCCTGCAAGGACGGACTCCACACCTGCGGGGGCGACCTCATCTCCGACTGCGCCAAAGCGCTGAAGGACATCAAGGAAGTCGCTGCCATCGGCATCAACTGCACCGCGCCGCAGTATGTCGAATCCCTGATCAAGGAAATCGTCAAAGTCACCGACAAGCCCGTCGTCGTCTATCCGAACTCCGGCGAAGACTACGATGCAGGAAGCAAATCCTGGGAAGGTAGCGCGGCCAGGTACGAAGACTACGTGAAAATCTGGTACGAAGCAGGCGCCCGCCTCATCGGAGGCTGCTGCCGCACCGGCCCGGAAGACATCCGCAAAGTCGCTGCATTCAGAAAATCCCTGATTGAGAAATAA
- a CDS encoding basic amino acid ABC transporter substrate-binding protein, whose product MKRFLKWFLLIVSCLTLGLAAGCGNGTSKAPASSAPSSQKVIRVGMDAAYPPFGFQNTETKAYEGFDVDVIRAIGKAEGFETEVHNIAFDGLIPSLQSGVIDTAINDITITPDREKSVDFSKRYYIAGLGVVVKADNDAIKTADDLKGKVLGVTIGSTGEEAARKIEGANVKVYNTLSDAFLDLKQGAVDAVVNDIPTNEYYVAKTSDHSVKTAPVALTSEDLGIAVKKGNKDLLKKIDDGLAKIKKNGEFAAIYKKWFDREPPAELLK is encoded by the coding sequence ATGAAACGGTTTTTGAAATGGTTTCTCCTCATCGTATCCTGCCTGACACTCGGCCTTGCTGCCGGCTGCGGCAATGGCACAAGCAAAGCGCCAGCTTCTTCTGCTCCTTCCAGTCAGAAGGTCATCCGCGTCGGCATGGACGCAGCGTATCCGCCTTTCGGCTTCCAGAACACGGAAACGAAAGCCTATGAAGGCTTCGACGTCGATGTCATCCGCGCCATCGGCAAGGCAGAAGGCTTTGAAACGGAAGTCCACAACATTGCTTTCGACGGCCTGATCCCGTCCCTCCAGTCCGGCGTCATTGATACAGCCATCAACGATATCACCATCACCCCGGACCGCGAAAAATCCGTCGATTTCTCCAAGCGCTACTACATCGCAGGCCTCGGCGTCGTCGTCAAAGCAGACAATGATGCCATCAAGACCGCTGACGACCTCAAGGGCAAAGTCCTTGGCGTAACGATCGGCTCCACCGGTGAAGAAGCTGCCAGGAAGATCGAAGGCGCCAACGTGAAGGTCTACAATACCCTCTCCGATGCCTTCCTCGACCTCAAGCAGGGCGCTGTGGATGCTGTCGTGAACGATATCCCGACGAATGAATACTACGTCGCAAAGACAAGCGACCACTCCGTGAAGACCGCTCCTGTCGCTCTTACGAGCGAAGACCTGGGCATTGCCGTCAAGAAGGGAAATAAGGACCTCCTGAAGAAGATCGACGACGGCCTGGCCAAGATCAAGAAGAACGGCGAATTTGCTGCTATCTACAAGAAATGGTTCGACCGTGAACCGCCGGCTGAACTTTTGAAATAA